Part of the Synechococcus sp. MU1617 genome, AAGAGCAGCTTGAGGAGATGGAGCTTGGCTACCGGTTCCCCTATTCAACCAATTTCCGCAAATCGCCAGCCTTACGAGTGGAGCCATTTGAGTAGCGAATTTCGCTGAATCGCCTGACTCTTGTGGCTTAAGTGTGACGAGTCCTGGTTTCATGCACCTAGCCCGGGACGCGGACCCATGTCAGCGGCAACTGCTGGGTCCGTTTGCCTAGCGAATCCAGCTGTTCTCCCATGCCCCATCGATCACAAGGCCGGGGAGAACCTCCTCAAAAGGCGGGTCCAATCGAGCATTGAATGAGTCCGTATCAATTGCAACCATCGCCTGGATCAGCCGAAATTTTTGGCGGATCAAAACATCTTCAGAAATTCCCGGACAAGCCTGCTGAATGGCCTCATCATTGAATTCTCAGTTGCCGCACACCAGAAGTGGTGCTGAGCAGCATGGGGAGAGCGACCCTAGTGCTGGCAGAAGATTTTCCCCATCGAGAGCGATCGACGGGGAAATCTCTCTGTGTCTTAAAGCTGTAGAAATTCAGTGCATCAGGCACAAATCAATCTGACTCAGCGAACTTGTTGATGCGGATATCGCATCGCTCGGGGAGGACCAGTTTCTCCTCGCGGTTCCGTGGCTCCACATCGTTAAGTCGCAGCTTGGTTGAAGGTCAGCCATCGCGGCAGAGGGAGCTGCTCGAAGATGCCGGTCACGCCACCAGCACCATTCGATCCAATGAGACCTTCATAAGAAAATGATGAAAAAAATATAATTACCTATTTGCGATATTTAAAGCTTTGAAATTGAACAAGCAAGCAAGTGCTTAAGTCATCCCGTTATTTCATGGAGGACAGTATGCACAGTCAGAAGAACTCCCCGACCTGCTTTTTGCGCTGGTCTGTGAGCAAGGTTGCTGACAGGCTCTATGCGGTTGCGGCGACGGTTGATGGAAAGGAATACGACTTTGTCGGCAATTTCAAAAGCGTTCGAGAAGCACAACAAGCAGGCCGCCGCTACGCCGAAGACTTGGTTCACAACTCGATGGCTGGCGGTCGCTTATCGCTGAAACAACAGCCTTTGGCCGCCTGATCGTCACCATTAGAACGTGACTTGACCACAAGCATGGGTTCCCCTGGAGAGTGCACCTCCAGGGGTTTTCAACCTGAATCCGTGGAACACTTGGGCACCGCCTGAAAGCCCATGGCCAGCTTCGACAAGTCCACACCCTTCATGTTGCTGGCGCGAATCCACGTCAAGCCAGGTTGTGTGGACCAGTACCTGGAGCTTGCCCGCGTCACCGACGAAGCCGTTCAGGCTTCTGAGCCAGGCATGATTCATCACACCTTTGATCAAGACCCAGACGATCCTCAGTCGTTCGTGTGGTCAGAGGTCTACGCCAACGACAAGGCGTTCAGCGCCCATGTCTCCAACCCTCCTGTTCAGGAGTATCTGCAAAAGCACGCCGAGCTCGGCGATGGCTTCAGCATTGAGGTTTACGGCACGGTCGGCAATGAATGCCTGCAGCTCATGGAGTCGTTTGGCCTTCCACTCAAAATCTTTGAAACCAAGCTCGGATACAGCAGGGTCTGAGCGACCGATGGTGAAAGTGCCAGGGGTTTTGGCAGCGATGCCTATGGATTGCTGTTCAATTCATTCTTGAGCTGGTCGAGACGATTCTTAAGTTGCTTGGCGCGACGGGTTGTGGGTTTGTCGTTAGGGCCCTTCAACGCTGTTTTAATCACAGCGATCTCTTGCTCAAGCTTCCGTCTCCTGGTGAAGGAAAGCGCTTCTTGAGCAAGACCGATCAGAAAGTCGCCCCGCGGGGCGTAACAAGGAGCATCTTCAGCTGTCTCGTTATGCGCGGGCGCGTCCTCAGGATTAATCATGATCCAAGGCTTTCTCGGCAACATCGGCCGACACAAGAAACACATAGGAGAGTGCATTCATATGACTGGCTAGATCTTTAATCGATGCAACGATCTCCTTTCGCGACAAACCACTCTCCCGCTGAAGTCGAATGATCTCGTGCGTCAGACGGGTCACATGATCGCGACCGTAGTTGTAAGCAGTCCCAAAACAATCATCACTCTCCTCATCACTTCTGCAGGCTGCGGCAAAGTCTGAGGCAATTTTCTGGGAAAAATCTTCAACCTGACGGCAGGGCATCGTTTTCTGGATTTGCCGGAATGTATGCGAGGAAACGATGAAGCACCAATAACTTTTTGAACCAATGATTTAAACTTCGAATCCTTGCTTATCACGCAAAAACAAAACTTTATATTTTTTCTTGGAGAAACAAAAAGATGCTCGACATCTTTTTTCAGGAGCTCGACCCAGGCATTAACCGGTGCAAAGGTGTCATGCCTTGGTTGGACCGTGGTCGCAAGCCAAGGCCACCAGAAGCTTCTCTCAAGCCTCGTTTTGACTGAGACAAGCTTCTTTCTCTGGAGAACAACAACTCATCCATCCACATTGTTCCCGCTGGAATTGGCAGCGTCCTCCAAGCCATGCAGCTGAACGGCTTTCTGCTCGAACCGGTCCACAGTCCAAGTTGTGAACTTGCCATCGTGACGTTGAGGCATCGCTACGGCAGCAGGTGCTTTGCGGATCTGTCATCTGTTGCCGTCTACCGATCACATTGCCCCGTTACCGCGCCACCCACGAACCACCGGAACAGCCCGGCGGAGAAGGCTGGCTGGTGAGCCCAGAGCAGCAGAAGGTGGTGGAGTTCAAGCCAGATGCATCCACCGTTCATGCC contains:
- a CDS encoding putative quinol monooxygenase, translating into MASFDKSTPFMLLARIHVKPGCVDQYLELARVTDEAVQASEPGMIHHTFDQDPDDPQSFVWSEVYANDKAFSAHVSNPPVQEYLQKHAELGDGFSIEVYGTVGNECLQLMESFGLPLKIFETKLGYSRV
- a CDS encoding DUF1651 domain-containing protein, whose protein sequence is MLCGSVICCRLPITLPRYRATHEPPEQPGGEGWLVSPEQQKVVEFKPDASTVHAQWVVIRTYSWIPPNPPVPQTRRRMLRHNAIEAWNRMLKTGWRRCPPPVR